A segment of the Lolium perenne isolate Kyuss_39 chromosome 3, Kyuss_2.0, whole genome shotgun sequence genome:
CCGCCTCACCACCAGAGGCCGCCGCCTCTTTGCCCGAGCACCCACCGCCTGAAGAAgccgcgccgccgctgccgccgtccgGGGAAGATGACAGCTTTGCCGAGCTCCGCCGCCTGCACCACGAGGAACCGCCTCGCCGCGGCTCGCCGGCCCACCGCGCGAGGAGTCATCGGTTCGTCGCTTTAGATCGCCGCCGTCAGAGTGGAGAAGCCCCGCGCCACCACCTCACGCGCGGGAGCCAGagatccgccgccgccggcaaccGCACGGGCTTTGCCCCCCACCAAAAAGATGAAGAAACACCCTTTACTGGAGGAACCATCCCGCTCAGCAAGCTGGTTTCGGGATCTCGCATGCGTCAATGGCGTGCTCAAGTTTATTGAGATGGAGAATCCTGCTCCTCCTGAAAACAAGGATGATATTATCTCTGATTCAGACTTGATCATGTGGCTTAAGCGCAAAGCTGTGGATAGGAATTCCGAGCAGCACCTGTCCTCCTTTAGGAATGACTGGAGGGCTGTGACATGGAGTAGGGAAGTTTCGCCGTCATCGGCTAACTTTTGGCGGCAGACATGCGCTACTCCTGTTGCTAAGATAAAGGGTAGCGAACAGTTGTTGATGATGCTCATAAAGGACACCCAACAGCTTGTGACATTCAGGGACCTCTACTCAGCTTTCCCCATCCTGATCCCTGCTGATAATGATCACGATATTCTTTATCTCAAATCTCTGGAGGAACCCAGTCATCGGGATGGATGGGTGGCTGCTGTTGACATAGGAAAGAAGGCACTGAAAGAGATTGCACTGTATTATCTTCCGGATGATTGGTATTACAGCCATAGGTTTAACCCTGAACATCCTTTCCGTGCATGTACATTGTCCAGCCATATGGATATTACTCCAGGTACCTGCTCTTGTGGTTCGCATGCCTATGCAATGCTTCTTGCAATCCTTATATTCTTATTAGTTATCTTCTTGTGACTACTTTGTTTGTCTGTGTGTTCGGACCCATTTGATGGTGCCTACGTATTTGTTTGTGTGCTTATTTGCTGCTTCCCTAAAAAAGTCAGGATTGGTGTTGCTTATGAATTCAGTGGTTTGTGTAGGCATTCAAGTCTCAGCATTTCGCAAGATAACAGAGCCTAGCAGCTGTGCAGATCAGCCAAGCAACATCTCAGCTAGTGGTTTGCAGGAACTGAGCTCACCAAGGAGCAAACTCCAAAGGCAAGTTTATTTTTCTCCATGTAAACTCTCTTCTTCTATATGATCCGATTTAAGATCAGTTCATTATATAATCTGCTAGCTATTTGCTAATTAGTTTTACCTGATGTTGCCCCCACTGATTTGCCTATGGCACATACACAGGCTATAGCAACTACCAACAACAGTGGAAGCTTTTGTCCTCTCTGCCGCAGAAACCTAGAAACAACTACCCATCTCTTCACCGAATGCCCTTTCAGTCTGTTAAGATATGGTCTTCCGTTGCCACTCAGCTTAATCAAGAGGTTTTGAGACCACAGAACTGGCAGAATGCGCAAGACAACTTTCAAAGTTGGTACAGGAGTCTGGTCGGACAACAAACCAAGGAGCGGCGCAAAACAATCCTCACACTGGCCAACCTTGTTTGTTGGGAGATTTGGAAAGAGCGGAACCGACgaatcttcgagaaggaagagagGACGGCTAGTGCGATGATCGCAAAAACATTAGAGGAGATTCAGGTTTGGAGACTAGCTGGGGCGCCAATACCTCTTGTCGCCCAAGTAGGAGGGACACCTTTCGATCCCGGTTGATTTTCTACTCCTTGTTTCCTTCTGAAGTTCCCTGTTTTGGGACCTCTAACTTTGTAAATCATCTCCTCTAATGCAATGAACACAGCAGCTCTCCTGCTGTTATTCAAAAAAACAGTGGAAgcagcttagggcatctccagcgggtcgACCCAAATCGGCGACCCAAACGGTTTGTTTCCCTGTGATGGGCCGGGCTTGGGCCAAGATTTCCGGCCCGATGGTCGGGCCAGGCCAGGCCTGGGCCTAGATTTTTCACATCGGACTTTGGTCGGCCCGGCCCGAGAAATGCTCAGGTACATGCGCAGATGACAGCTTTGATCCGAGCCAAGGGCGGCCCTTCACGAGGCCTGGAGGCGGCGGCTCGCTAGAGTCGAGGCGTCGGTCTTTACTCACGCTCGACTCGAGGAGAGAGGGAACGGGAAAACAGGGGCAAAATCAGGAAGGCGTCGCTAGTTCTATCTACACCTGGGCATTCCTCGGGCCGGGTTTCGGGCCAGGCCCGAAAAAGCCTGAACCTAAATTCccaggcccgagcccggcccggcccgacccgACCTTCGGGCTTACAAATCGAGCCTGAATCCGACCCGAACAGAGAAAAGCCCGGCCCGAACTTGGCTTAGGTTTCGTTTTCTGcaagcccgagcccggcccggcccgaccttCGGGCTTACAAATCGAGCCCGAATCCGGCCCGAACAGAGAAAAGCCCGGCCCGGCCTGACAAAGCCCGGCCCGAACTAGGCTTAGGTTTCGTTTTCTGcaagcccgagcccggcccggccctACGTTTGGGCTCCGAAATCAGGCCCGAACCCGGCCCGACATGCAAGCCCGACCCGGTCCGGCCCGGGATTTTCGGGCCGGGTCGGGCCGGGCCatccgggccgggctgcccatgcccagctgTAGATCCATGCGCCTTAATCCCTGGGAAAAATCAAATTTTTTTCACGGCTTAATtcctgggatggagggagtactggTTTGCCTTAAATAGTTGAATAAATTGTATCATGAATCATTTTTAAGTCATAGTTTTCCTTTCTTTTAGTAAGATATGATGGaaatatttaaaaaaaaaaacgcTAAATAGAatagcccggctatagccttGCATGCAAACTATCAATGTCACCATTTTTTTCATTCAATTGTCCATATAACTAATCTGTAGCCATCAAATGTAAAAAAGAAACAATGTAAAATAAATTTAGATCTAGATTGTTTTAATCAATTCAATCTTACATATTCATATTTCATGTATATTATAGCATTTCATTTATACAATACATTTCTTAGAATATTCTCGCTGCAACGTGCATGTTTCTAGTATATGGTAAATTATAAAATTCCGAAGTCATGTGCAACAAATTATAATATGTCAAGATGAAACGACATCTAAATAGACGCCAGATCTAGGCGTGGCCGCATCCATCGAGTTCCGTTTtcttttccaactcctcccctaATAGGCATTTACCTACATAAATAAACCCAATTTCTATTACATGCTATGGCACTCTGTAGCCTTACACGGTGCTCTCCCAGATTTTTCCCCGCTAACGTCCAAAACGGATTgggttcttttctttttttctttttcttttctcgtcGAGAGAGCCGTTTCAGCTACGGTTTCCTCCTCCATTCTCGTCCCCGTCGCCTCTCGTCCAAATCCCTCCGCTCCCGATCTCCACCGCCGTATCTGGCTCGTCGGTGGCAAGCTCCCCGACCAAATCGTGTAGTAGCATCTGTGGTCGAGTCGTGTAGCAGCTCGGTCGGTGCGGAGAAGCAGATCAAGGCGTTCCGGTGCGGCGCGGCGCTTGGAGGTTTCGTTCGGCGGCGCTGCGGCGCGGCGCTTGGAGGTTCGTTCGGCggctgggcggcggcgcggcggtgcGGGGGCCGCAAATCCGACCGGTCCGTGGAGTACATCGTCGAAGGAGAGCATCCCCGTCGGTGAGTTCTTCGTCCATGCTTTTTACTGTTGATTTTTGGGTTGGATTTCGCTCGTTATGTAGGCCGATTTCCCCTCGTTTAAGCTTCTTCTCCTCCACTTAGGAGTCAATCGGAGTTGCGTACGTGCCGTCGCCTCCAATTAGACGATTCTTCGCGTTTTGCTTACGTTCCTGAATGCGTTAGGTTTTCGATTTTCCATGATATCATCTGTTTTAGGCACAGAGGAGGTGGATGTAGTTTGTTTGCTTCATTTTTTTGTTGTTTATACATCCTAGGTCTATTTAGCAGTAATGTGTGAATGCTCTGTTGGATGTATTTTTCAATACACGCCATGTGATCATCTGTTTTAGGCACAGCGGAAGTCGATTTTCCATGATAGCATCTGTTTTAGGCACAGAGGAGGTGGATGTAGTTTTGTTTGCTTCATTTTTTTGTTATTTATACATCCTGGGTCTATTTAGCAGTAATGCGTGAATGCTCTGTTGGATGTATTTTTCAATACACGCCATGTGACTTTTAGTTGCTGACCTCATAGATGATTTTTCTACAAGATGTAGTAATTATTTGCAGGATGTAGTAATTATTTGCTGAGGTTCTTCATATTTTCTACAGGATGTAGTAATTATTTTGCAAATTATCTGAATTGCATGTAACATTTGTTCTATATGATTTATTTCTTTTTTCAAACCATGCAGTATGATGGCAGTCACAGGAATTTTATAATTTTTGTTGATATATACATCCTGTACAATGTTCATGTCCATGCAAATGTGTTGTATAATGTTAAAAATTGTCATATAATTGTTCACATTTAAAATTGTCATATAATTGCCATATACTTGTTGTTTTGTATGTATATGTTTTGACATATTTGCTTCGCTTTTTTACTTTTAGGATGTAAAAAATAGTAACTATATACATTTGTTTTTTGTACATCTTTTCTGATGCTTATGTTGTATTTTTTTTATCCAGTGCATGCAAAATGTATATGGCACTATATAATGTATTTTTCATAATTATTTTTAATGTTTTTGCAGGTGTAATCATCTCCAATCATTTCTACCAATCATGGTATGAATGTTTGCCTATCATATCATATGTGCTTTCACTCCATGGTGGTTTTTCCCTATCACAGCTTACCCAGATGACTAAACAGTTACATCTTCCTTTTTGTAGAGACCTGAACATACTCTAAAAAGTTCAAAACCTGAGAAATCAAAGTGCAGCAGAATGAGGAACAAATTGCACTTAAAAGCAACTGTGCAGGGTGATCTCGGTGATGAAACAGGGGTGATACCAAAGACAGATGTTGTTGGAGACCTGCCAAGTGCATCTTTGCCATCAGCCGATCTGGAAGATATAGCTGTTGATGTTGCTGTCGATGATAAACATGTTGATGAGGATAATGATCAAGAGGGGGTTGCTACTAAGAAGAAAAACCAGGTACTTATCCATCCATAATcctttgattctctataattatgttGGAGTGAAAATTTGTTAATTAGTCATAGGTCTGACAGGGTTCActccttttcttttgctgtttttgTCAGAGTTCTCTGTTCAATCGTTCATCTCCTATGAAAATTGTTCGTGTCTGGAAGGGCATGACACCAAAACAGATGGAATTGGTTTCTACATCAGTTTTTGCTGACATTGCTCAGATGAAGTGTTCCAAGCTTGTGCCGGAGCTCTGCCGCTTCTTAATGTCTTGTTTTGATCCTGTAAGATGCTGTCTGGATTTTGGAGGAAGAGGAATAATCCCAGTCAATGCTGAGTCGGTTGTCAGAGATTTAGGTGTCTCTGTTGGCAGCGCTGATGTTCCTTATCACCCAAACGTTGACGCCACTTGTTTGGTTTTGAAGATGTTTGGTATTCACAATGGAGTACACCCAAATGTTTCAACTGTTGAGAAGGAGCTTGGTCCAGAATATCCTGCAGATGATTCATACATGAGGAAATTTGTAATATTCCTTATTAGCTCAGTCTTTGCTCCTACTACTGGGATAAAAGTTAGTCCAAAATGTTATCCGTCAGTTGTGAATATAGAAGCCATAGGTACTTTGAAATGGGCTCAGTTTATTGTTGACATCATATGCCAGACTGCAAGTGCAAAGGATAAGAAGAATTGGTTCAAGGCTTGTATGCGTTATCTCATGGTCAGTATTGTCTTTCGTATCTTAACCTCTATCTTAATCATGTTGAGGACAACACTTAGACGATTTTTCTTTTCTGAATGTGCTTTTTGCAGGTCCTATATGTTGATTCATTGGAAACAGACGCTCTAGATGTTCCACAGGATGGAACTCGTTGTTCAGTTTGGACAAACAAGATGATCACCACTGTATGTGATTTGGACACACGTAGTGATGGTTCATTTGGTGCCTTACCGGTACGTTTTTCGTCATTCTAATTGTACATTTTCGTGTATTGTTTTTTCATCTCTCAGCTAAATGTCCCTTAAATTAATTATTGTACTGATATTCTTCCTTTTGCAGTTGAAAACTTGCTTCAGGGtcaatttatcattgttcattTCTGAACCTTCGCAAGTTGACATGTTTATAAAACGCCATCTGACGGGCAATCACACAGAAGAGGTGAGCAAATGTACCTCTAGTTGCACTGCAGCATTTTTTTCTACCCTACTGTTCTCAGCATATGTTCTTAAATAGCTTCTTAAACATGTCTATCATTTTTTGTGTCAGCATTTGTTCTTTTTTCGCTAATACTGACAAGAACTTATGTTTTTCCAGTTGGTAGGATGTATATTTGTTTTGATGTGACAGAAAACTTATGTTCTCCAATTTATTTTTTTCCTACAGGATATTGTGAATTGCAGAAAGGCTGTTGTAAGCATGTACACTACTTTCGAAGATGGGTTGGTCACATTCATTCGCTCTCTGGGATGTAACGAAGGCACGACATCAAAACACAATCAAGAAGAAGAAGTGCCATGCAGTAAGAAACAGAAAAGGCGAAGAGTTACTCGTGCTCCAACCAAGGAGGTGCTGGGAGGCCCCAAGGAAAACCAAATTCAGTCCCATGCAGAAATGATGGATGTTGACAACGTTGTACCACAAAATGCAGATGAAGTGGCCGGTGATGTGGCAGACCATAATGCTCAGGAAGATAATTTGAACAAGAGCATTCTTGGACATGAAGTTCCTTTACATGAAGATGTTGTTTGCTTGGATGATCAGTTTGTACATCCACAGTCAAGTAATGTACCTCAACTTACTGAACTAGCAACCCCAAATGCTCTGAACCAGTTGCAGGTTTTATATGGTTCTGCCTCCCAACATACAACTTCCAGCCAAAATGCACAGTCCaaagatcaagattatgatggtagtgGTACCAAGTTTGTGTTAATAGGCAGTTCGACAGGGAAAAAGAAGTCAGTGTCATTTGATTTACAGGGAGAAAACCATTTTCAGCAACCAAAATTAAATGAAGACACTGTAGCTTTGAAAGTgcttggagcccccatgtgtggttttggtaattaatgacaatccctatggactaatgtttgcattgagttatatttgtaggagttgtccataggcaatgcttgaaccatatgttggcttcaaggttgcaataagaagaaattgatgaaggatatcaagtgtcaagtatgtcttgaagatgaagaatgaagaaatgaagtgcaagttcaagatgagccatctcgaagagatcctttgcttgagtcttgccatccatatggtgatcatggatatgtgaagatgcgccgaagaagaagttctcccatggtggattatgggggagcaatccacatggtggtcatggttatgtgaagatgcgccgaagaagaagctctcccatggtggattatgggggagcaatccacaagacttcgtcaagcaagcacaagcaagaaaggcgttccatcttgttgaggtcaagatcgtcgtcatcgagctcaagtggaatgcgcaagtataaggtttgctcttgatagggtttgtttctcaccggtctcatagtgtagttggagaccggtttatagtttagttgccgtactatcaagagggctctcgagtgagtaactcgatcgtatcgttcggagagagctcaaacctttgcatccttgcatcatctttcttggttgttatttggaccttatccatgtgatgttttagagcttgtgcttattctcatgacaagctctagttcatcgaaaacggatttcgcatagatcacttgttgcgttttcgagtttggttcatcatctttcttggttttatttggatcttatccatgtgatgttttagagcttgtgcttattctcatgacaagctctagttcattgagaatggtttttccatgggcaacttgttgcattttcaagattggaggttttaccggtatgtctttttgagataggtcaaacctttcttcatttgtttctatcctcctttgctggactatgatgtttctatgcatattgttgtagagctcattgttgtgatttcaacgagcccaagatcatcgaaatcggagtccggatgcaaaagttatgcccgttttagttttggtgtttctgcagttttcttaggccggatattttggaaatatccgggccggattatccgggccggatatttcggaaatatccggcccccgaaatcgtctaaggaccggaagaaaagcagctctggataggggccggatttttggccggattttgtccaggttttgtccacgaggccggattatccggccccggataatccggccccaacttgggccggaatatccggcccgtttttgcccaaacggctcgattttcttggggggtataaatacccccttcttcctccttgggcggtgctgctctcactctctctccctccattgttgaactagagaagcttgctccatctctcaatccctccatgattcttgcccccatttgagggaaaagagagaggagatctagatctacatttctaccaatcaaatccatctctttgtgagtggaactctctagatcttgatcttggtgttctttgtgaattcctttgttcttcctctcttattcccccaatagcttttgtagctttgttggaatttgagagagaaggacttgagcatctttgtggtgttcttgccattgcatttggtgcatcggtttgagttctccacggtgattcgtggtggtgaaagcaagaaggttgttactcttgggttcttggaaccctagacggactctaggcctttgtggcggtttgttgggagcctccaattaagttgtggatgtgtgccccaatctttgtgtaaggcccggtttccgcctcgaaggaaatcccttagtggaaccgtgacctaggcctttgtggcgagggtcaccggagatttaggtgaggcgccttcgtggcgttcggtgtgtggtgtgagtaccgcatcttggggtgaggcctttgtggcgttggtgtgcatcgagcaaccacacctcaaggtgagcctcttgtggcgttcgggagcactaagcaaccgcacctctccaccggagattagcactcgcaagagtgtgaactccgggataaatcatcgtctccgcgtgcctcggttatctctatacccgagctctttacttatgcactttaccttgtgatagccatcgtgcttgaagttatatatatcttgctatcacatacttgcttgtattgcttagcataagttgttggtgcacataggtgaactcttgcttagaataagttgttggtgcacataggtgaaccatagtatataggctttgggcttgacaaagtaaacgctagttttattccgcatttgttaagcccatctcgtaaaagttttaaatcgcctattcacccccccccctctaggcgacatccgtgtcctttcaattggtatcagagcaaggtctctcattcttaggcttcaccgccttgagagtaaagatgtcggttaggggattagcgcacaataacttggttatatttgatggcacaaattatgatctatggaaaatttatgtgcttaatattttgcggcgtatgtctcggacatggagcgatttcttggcatgggtttttcttctcctaaggatcctcaaaatttatctcttgaggaggagaaaaactcttgcctcgatgctcttgcttctcatgtgttttccattgttgtgagcaatgtagttacttcttcaatcatgccttttgggagcgctcatgagttatggacaaaaattcaagataaatatgatgtgtccaatattattaaggatgattgcattgcttccacttccggccgtgatgagttctcatcttcatccacttcaccaaagtgtgtcaagacacaaggtaatgatatggtgagtggtgatgaaaattgcaatgttgatattaagctttctattgatgattcttcatctctatctcaatgcaatgtttcatctacggactcaaacacatctagcactagaaatgatttacatgcttgtgttgatagtccttgcatatcatgtgtaagttgcttgaataaatctaatgatgatatgcttgctttgtcttgtggccatgataaaaatgcttctatttcctctagttgttgtgtgactaacattgtagaggaaaccaaagattctattggtcaagacaagatcttgaaaggagcctcaagtaactcctcatctttatctcacggttctcatatgtgccttatggccaagggttccacggtatctcctaccatggaacctcatacttctcgtggtgataaggatgaggatgtttatgaagaagaggattgggttgtctctctacgcgataagggtaagagtgtattcaagattatttgcaaagataaaattgctagcactcacttctttgaaatcttgactaccgctattgagagccaaaaacttatttggatgcatgagaacaccattgataaaaagggtgctcttgaacgagagtatgccgatgatgtagcatctttaaagaatgaacttgaagaagaacaaaccatcaaggaagctcttgaggagacctttgctctagaattgtctagagaaaaggaaaaccatgatagagctcttgagatggcaaatgaactaaagctaaaaaatgataagcttgtgtttgttaatgctaaactccttgaggattttgagcaactcaaaaagggctcaagggtcattgagagtgcgctcaccaaactcaccgagtcgcatgagcaacttaaagcttcttatctaaaagtgcatgccaacttgccttctcctattgctattgataatgatgcttgtgctactaactctacttcttgtgaagcatctaccttgaaggagaatgttgagctaagggctcaacttgatttgctaactagcaattatgggaaattgggagaaattcatggaaagctttctagctcctatgaggatcttctagcctctcatgataggctaaagttagctcatgaggctataatatctaaggcaacaccttgtgagcctcatgtgggtactagcactactactcaaaatgttatattgccatgtgctagtcctagtaattcatccactcataatattgctaaatcttgtgatgaattatcttcattgccttgttgctctaacaatgaaggttctacttccactagtacttgtgttgttactaaccatgtagaggaaatcaaagagctcaaggcccaagtctcttctttgaagaacgacttggtaaagggtcatgaagggaaatgcaaacttgataagatgttaagtgtgcaacaatcccccaatgacaagagtggacttggattcaactccaacaacaagatcaagtccaagaacaacaagaagaagaagggcaaagtacaagtcaaagacccggccaagatcgtttgcttcaagtgcaaaattgaagggcaccatgttagatcttgccctttgaagaagaagcaaaaagggaagcggcctcaagctcaaactcatattcaacctcaagttgaagaaatgccacttcccaagaagaatcaagccaatgctcccattgtggagaaatctagtgagaagaaggagaagaaaagaacttgctacatatgccgtgagaagggtcacatctcctccttttgcactattggtacctcatccaactctatcaccattgatgatgtttattctcttcgtaaggatgagggtggcaatgtgtttgccaaatttgttggtgctcaaagtggtgtcaagaaaagaaccatttgggttgccaggcctattg
Coding sequences within it:
- the LOC127344844 gene encoding uncharacterized protein — its product is MKKHPLLEEPSRSASWFRDLACVNGVLKFIEMENPAPPENKDDIISDSDLIMWLKRKAVDRNSEQHLSSFRNDWRAVTWSREVSPSSANFWRQTCATPVAKIKGSEQLLMMLIKDTQQLVTFRDLYSAFPILIPADNDHDILYLKSLEEPSHRDGWVAAVDIGKKALKEIALYYLPDDWYYSHRFNPEHPFRACTLSSHMDITPGIQVSAFRKITEPSSCADQPSNISASGLQELSSPRSKLQRL